A stretch of Candidatus Omnitrophota bacterium DNA encodes these proteins:
- a CDS encoding sodium-dependent transporter produces MNKKRETWNTHIGMILAMIGTEVGLGNIWRFPYLVGKYGGGAFIIPYIIILFGVGIFAMMAEWAIGRHTRRESLGAFQKIKFPFGRDIGAWGVIGPFFLYAYYIVITSWVIFFVAASFGRLYFGVEMEKFFLGFLASPWVFVVHALAVLITSFILALGVQRGIEKACRFMIPSLFILLAIVAVRSITLPGASAGIEFYMRPRWSGLLNPATWIAALGQVFFTLSLGMGAMLIYGSYLKNDWGIPANSIACALGNTSSSILAGFAIFPAAFALGFGKLVSGSQSIGLTFLVLPKVFEKMPAGWLFGGLFFTLLTFGALSSAISIQEPSIAWLKDEVGWPRKKSAILTGILLWVMGLPFIANGYLKNAGLGQKLALLSKMDLVIGQLALPFFGLLCIIAVGWFMKEKGFEEINKNARFKLGSWARPWMKLVVPAVTILIFLSILLEKLQELGIISRVLPKTPEAEFIPSGIDLSVVLMIIFVCAAVWGGFIFTTLKVIQVERKKFKNGPDYSGKR; encoded by the coding sequence ATGAATAAGAAAAGGGAAACGTGGAATACGCATATCGGAATGATTCTGGCAATGATCGGGACAGAGGTCGGCCTGGGTAATATCTGGAGATTTCCCTATCTTGTCGGCAAATACGGCGGCGGCGCTTTTATTATTCCCTATATAATCATTCTGTTCGGGGTCGGGATATTTGCGATGATGGCCGAGTGGGCCATCGGCCGGCATACCCGCAGAGAGTCCCTGGGCGCATTCCAGAAAATCAAATTTCCTTTTGGCCGCGACATCGGGGCATGGGGTGTAATCGGGCCTTTTTTCTTATATGCTTATTACATCGTAATAACCAGCTGGGTGATATTTTTTGTCGCGGCATCTTTCGGGAGGCTTTATTTCGGGGTTGAAATGGAAAAATTCTTCCTTGGTTTCTTAGCCAGCCCCTGGGTGTTTGTGGTTCACGCGCTGGCGGTGCTTATTACCAGTTTTATCCTGGCCTTGGGCGTCCAGCGCGGAATAGAGAAGGCCTGCCGGTTTATGATACCATCTTTATTCATCCTTCTGGCTATCGTAGCTGTCAGATCTATTACTTTACCCGGAGCAAGCGCGGGGATTGAGTTCTACATGAGGCCCCGCTGGAGCGGACTGCTTAATCCCGCCACCTGGATTGCGGCCTTAGGCCAGGTGTTCTTCACCCTCAGCCTGGGAATGGGAGCAATGCTGATCTACGGCTCTTACTTGAAAAACGACTGGGGAATACCGGCCAATTCTATTGCCTGCGCATTGGGTAATACTTCTTCGTCAATACTGGCTGGATTTGCCATATTTCCTGCTGCTTTTGCCCTTGGCTTTGGAAAGCTTGTTTCAGGGTCTCAAAGCATCGGCCTGACATTTTTGGTCCTGCCGAAGGTATTTGAAAAAATGCCTGCCGGCTGGTTATTCGGCGGATTATTTTTTACCCTGCTTACTTTTGGAGCCTTATCCAGCGCGATCAGCATTCAGGAACCGAGCATTGCCTGGTTAAAAGACGAAGTCGGCTGGCCAAGAAAGAAATCAGCGATCCTGACCGGAATCCTGCTCTGGGTAATGGGACTGCCTTTTATCGCTAACGGCTATCTTAAAAACGCGGGGCTGGGCCAAAAATTAGCCCTGCTCAGCAAAATGGACCTGGTCATCGGGCAATTAGCCCTGCCTTTCTTCGGCCTGCTCTGTATTATCGCGGTAGGGTGGTTTATGAAAGAGAAGGGGTTTGAAGAAATCAATAAGAATGCCCGGTTTAAACTTGGTTCCTGGGCCAGGCCCTGGATGAAGCTTGTGGTTCCTGCGGTTACCATCTTAATTTTTCTATCTATCCTGCTTGAGAAGCTTCAGGAGCTTGGAATAATCAGCAGGGTCTTACCAAAAACACCAGAAGCTGAATTTATCCCCTCAGGCATTGACCTGTCCGTAGTACTGATGATAATTTTCGTCTGCGCAGCGGTCTGGGGAGGATTTATATTCACTACCCTGAAAGTAATTCAGGTTGAAAGAAAGAAATTCAAAAATGGACCTGACTATTCTGGCAAGCGATAA